One Methylosinus sp. LW4 genomic region harbors:
- the fba gene encoding class II fructose-bisphosphate aldolase (catalyzes the reversible aldol condensation of dihydroxyacetonephosphate and glyceraldehyde 3-phosphate in the Calvin cycle, glycolysis, and/or gluconeogenesis), which translates to MALITLRQLLDHAAEHDYGVPAFNINNMEQGLAVMEAAASVDAPVIIQASRGARSYANDVMLAKMIEALAIMYPDIPLVMHQDHGNSEATCASAIRFGFTSVMMDGSLEADGKTPASYDYNVAVTRRVVDLAHWVGASVEGELGVLGSLETGEGEKEDGHGAEGKLSHDQLLTDPSQAVDFVARTKVDALAIAMGTSHGAYKFSRKPDGAILAMHVIEEIHNRLPNTHLVMHGSSSVPQDLQDAFNEAGGEMPQTWGVPVEEIQRGIKYGVRKINIDTDCRIAVTASIRATLLKNKGEFDPRKYLKPAQEAMRKVCKQRYEEFGAAGQASKIKPIPLADMAKRYASGALDPQFAGAKAAE; encoded by the coding sequence ATGGCGCTCATCACCCTGAGACAATTGCTCGACCACGCCGCCGAGCACGACTATGGCGTGCCGGCCTTCAATATCAACAATATGGAGCAGGGCCTCGCGGTGATGGAAGCCGCCGCCTCCGTCGACGCGCCGGTCATCATCCAGGCGAGCCGCGGCGCCCGCTCCTACGCCAATGACGTGATGCTGGCCAAGATGATCGAGGCGCTGGCGATCATGTATCCCGACATTCCGCTGGTCATGCACCAGGACCACGGCAATAGCGAAGCCACCTGCGCCAGCGCCATTCGCTTCGGCTTCACCTCGGTGATGATGGACGGCTCGCTGGAGGCCGACGGCAAGACGCCGGCGAGCTATGACTACAATGTCGCGGTGACGCGCCGCGTCGTCGATCTCGCCCATTGGGTCGGCGCTTCGGTCGAGGGCGAGCTCGGCGTGCTCGGCTCGCTGGAGACCGGCGAGGGCGAGAAAGAGGACGGCCATGGCGCCGAGGGCAAGCTCAGCCACGACCAGCTGCTGACCGACCCCAGCCAGGCGGTGGATTTCGTCGCGCGCACCAAGGTCGACGCTCTCGCCATCGCCATGGGCACCTCGCACGGCGCTTACAAATTCTCGCGCAAGCCCGACGGCGCCATTCTCGCGATGCATGTGATCGAGGAGATTCACAATCGCTTGCCGAACACGCATCTCGTGATGCACGGCTCCTCCTCCGTGCCGCAGGATTTGCAGGACGCCTTCAACGAGGCCGGCGGCGAGATGCCGCAGACCTGGGGCGTGCCGGTCGAGGAGATTCAGCGCGGCATCAAATATGGCGTGCGCAAGATCAACATCGACACCGACTGCCGCATCGCCGTCACCGCCTCCATTCGCGCGACTCTGCTGAAGAACAAGGGCGAGTTCGACCCGCGCAAATATCTGAAGCCGGCGCAGGAGGCGATGCGCAAAGTCTGCAAGCAGCGCTATGAGGAATTCGGCGCCGCGGGCCAAGCGAGCAAGATCAAGCCGATCCCGCTCGCCGATATGGCCAAGCGCTACGCCAGCGGCGCGCTCGATCCGCAATTCGCCGGGGCCAAGGCTGCGGAGTGA
- the tkt gene encoding transketolase: MSNVLETVAEVAAAEDERRAANAIRALAMDAVEKAKSGHPGMPMGMADVAAVLFRQFVKFDASAPDWADRDRFVLSAGHGSMLLYALVYLLGYPGVTIDDLKSFRQLDSKTPGHPEFGHTVGVETTTGPLGQGLATAVGLAIAERLQAARFGDEIVDHRTYVIAGDGCLMEGVSHEAIDLAGHLKLGRLIVLWDDNGISIDGPTTLSTSTDQLARFAAAGWHVQRVDGHAPAEIAAALAAAQQDARPSLIACRSVIGYGSPGKQGKETVHGAPLGASEIELARAELGWPYEPFEIPAETLEAWRAAGRRGESERLAWEQRLAASPKRDQFENFLKGDVSGAVAASLRALRESFATERPKVATRKSSETVLGVINAATDATIGGSADLTHSNFTITKGLGSVSAENFAGRYIHYGVREHGMAAAMNGIALHGGFVPYGGTFLVFSDYARGAIRLSALMGQRVVYVLTHDSIGLGEDGPTHQPIEHLASLRALPNLYVFRPADAIETAESWEIALNARTTPSVLSLSRQNLATLERPIGENLTARGAYVLREPSGGRHVTLIATGSEVQIALAAADLLWTRGVRAAVVSMPCWELFETQSPTYRASVLGSAPRVAVEAAARLGWDRWIGERGAFVGMTGFGASAPADALYARFGITAEGVAGTAQALL, encoded by the coding sequence ATGTCGAATGTTTTGGAGACTGTCGCCGAAGTCGCCGCGGCCGAGGACGAGCGCCGCGCCGCCAACGCCATTCGCGCGCTGGCGATGGACGCGGTGGAGAAGGCCAAATCCGGCCATCCCGGCATGCCCATGGGCATGGCCGACGTCGCCGCGGTGCTGTTTCGTCAGTTCGTGAAATTCGACGCCTCGGCGCCGGACTGGGCGGACCGCGACCGCTTCGTGCTGTCGGCGGGACATGGCTCCATGCTGCTCTATGCGCTCGTCTATCTGCTCGGCTATCCGGGCGTTACGATCGACGATCTGAAAAGCTTCCGCCAGCTCGACTCCAAGACCCCCGGCCATCCCGAGTTCGGCCACACCGTCGGCGTCGAGACGACGACCGGCCCGCTCGGCCAGGGCCTCGCCACCGCCGTCGGCCTCGCCATCGCCGAGCGGCTGCAGGCGGCGCGTTTCGGCGACGAGATCGTCGACCATCGCACCTATGTCATCGCCGGCGACGGCTGCCTGATGGAAGGCGTCAGCCATGAGGCGATCGACCTCGCGGGCCATTTGAAGCTCGGCCGGCTGATCGTTCTGTGGGACGACAATGGCATATCCATCGACGGGCCGACGACGCTCTCCACCTCCACCGATCAGCTGGCGCGTTTCGCCGCCGCCGGCTGGCATGTGCAGCGCGTGGACGGCCATGCGCCGGCGGAGATCGCCGCCGCGCTCGCCGCCGCGCAGCAGGACGCGCGCCCGTCGCTGATCGCCTGCCGCAGCGTCATCGGCTATGGCTCGCCGGGCAAGCAGGGCAAGGAGACGGTTCACGGCGCGCCGCTCGGCGCATCGGAGATCGAGCTCGCCCGCGCCGAACTCGGCTGGCCCTATGAGCCTTTCGAGATTCCGGCGGAGACGCTGGAGGCATGGCGCGCCGCCGGCCGCCGCGGCGAGAGCGAAAGGCTCGCCTGGGAGCAGCGCCTCGCCGCCTCGCCCAAGCGCGACCAATTCGAGAATTTTCTGAAGGGCGACGTCTCCGGCGCCGTGGCCGCGTCGCTGCGCGCGCTGCGCGAGAGCTTCGCCACCGAGCGGCCCAAGGTGGCGACGCGCAAATCCTCCGAGACCGTGCTCGGCGTCATCAACGCCGCGACCGACGCCACGATCGGCGGCTCCGCCGATCTCACCCACTCCAACTTCACCATCACCAAAGGGCTCGGCTCCGTCTCGGCAGAGAATTTCGCTGGCCGCTACATTCACTATGGCGTGCGCGAGCATGGCATGGCCGCCGCGATGAACGGCATAGCGCTGCACGGCGGCTTCGTTCCCTATGGCGGAACCTTTCTCGTCTTCTCGGACTATGCGCGCGGCGCGATCCGCCTCTCCGCGCTGATGGGCCAACGCGTCGTCTATGTGCTGACGCATGATTCCATCGGCCTCGGCGAGGACGGGCCGACGCATCAGCCGATCGAGCATCTCGCCTCGCTGCGCGCCCTGCCCAATCTCTATGTGTTCCGCCCGGCGGACGCGATCGAGACGGCGGAGAGCTGGGAAATCGCCCTCAATGCGCGGACGACGCCTTCCGTGCTGAGCCTGTCGCGCCAGAATTTGGCGACGCTGGAGCGGCCGATCGGCGAGAATCTCACGGCCCGCGGCGCCTATGTGCTGCGCGAGCCGAGCGGCGGGCGCCATGTGACGCTCATCGCCACCGGCTCGGAAGTGCAGATCGCGCTCGCCGCCGCCGACCTTCTGTGGACGCGGGGCGTGCGCGCGGCCGTCGTCTCCATGCCCTGCTGGGAGCTGTTCGAGACGCAATCGCCGACCTATCGCGCCAGCGTGCTCGGCTCGGCGCCGCGCGTCGCGGTGGAGGCCGCCGCGCGGCTCGGCTGGGACCGCTGGATCGGCGAGCGCGGCGCTTTCGTCGGCATGACCGGCTTCGGCGCGAGCGCGCCGGCGGATGCGCTCTACGCCCGTTTCGGCATCACGGCCGAAGGCGTCGCCGGAACCGCGCAAGCGCTGCTCTGA
- a CDS encoding phosphoribulokinase: MSIKHPIISITGSSGAGTSSVKQTFEQIFRREKVEVAYVEGDSFHRFDRDQMKAAMSEAQAQGNAHFSHFGPEANLLGELENLFKEYGETGSGQYRHYVHDANEGAVLASPPGTFTPWRELPANTDLLFYEGLHGAVVTEDVNVARYADLKIGVVPVINLEWTQKLHRDRNTRGYTTEAVTETILRRMHDYVYYICPQFSETDINFQRAATVDTSNPFVARSIPSPDESIVVIRFRDPRGVDFPYLVTMIAGSWMSRANSIVIPGNKLDLAMQLILTPRILELMKRKRGEA, encoded by the coding sequence ATGTCGATCAAGCATCCGATCATCTCGATCACCGGCTCGTCCGGCGCCGGCACCAGCTCGGTCAAGCAGACTTTCGAGCAGATTTTCCGCCGCGAGAAGGTGGAGGTCGCCTATGTGGAAGGCGATTCCTTCCATCGCTTCGACCGCGACCAGATGAAAGCCGCCATGAGCGAGGCTCAGGCGCAGGGCAACGCCCATTTCAGCCATTTCGGCCCAGAGGCCAATCTGCTCGGCGAGCTCGAGAATCTGTTCAAGGAATATGGCGAGACCGGAAGCGGGCAATATCGCCATTATGTCCATGACGCGAACGAGGGCGCCGTGCTCGCCTCGCCGCCCGGCACATTCACGCCCTGGCGCGAGCTGCCCGCCAATACCGACCTTCTTTTTTACGAAGGTCTGCACGGCGCCGTGGTGACGGAGGACGTCAATGTCGCGCGCTACGCCGATCTGAAGATCGGCGTCGTGCCGGTCATCAATCTGGAATGGACGCAAAAGCTCCATCGCGACCGCAACACGCGCGGCTACACCACCGAGGCCGTCACCGAGACGATCCTGCGCCGGATGCACGATTATGTGTATTACATCTGCCCGCAATTCTCGGAGACGGACATCAACTTCCAGCGCGCCGCGACGGTGGACACCTCCAATCCCTTCGTCGCGCGCTCCATTCCGAGCCCGGACGAATCGATCGTCGTCATCCGCTTTCGCGATCCGCGCGGCGTCGATTTCCCCTATCTCGTGACGATGATCGCCGGCAGCTGGATGTCGCGCGCCAATTCCATCGTCATTCCGGGCAATAAGCTCGATCTCGCCATGCAGCTCATACTCACGCCGCGGATATTGGAGCTGATGAAACGCAAACGTGGCGAAGCCTGA
- a CDS encoding adenosine kinase encodes MSATYDLLGIGNAIVDTLARTEDDQLVAAGLHKGAMQLVDEARAAEIYAAMGPTTVMSGGSAANTLVGAASFGLSAAFIGKVKDDDAGREFAHDIRKAGVAFDTPVAADGAATARCLILVTPDGQRTMNTFLGACQALGPADVDEALVRSAKILYLEGYLWDPPAAKEAFLKAAKAARAAGNRVALSLSDAFCVDRYRGEFLGLVREGLVDILFANESELHSLYETADFATAAKALGAEANLLGVVTRSEKGVVVVEGSKCVAVPAYPVEEVVDTTGAGDLFAAGFLAGLARGALYEGAASLGALAAAEVISHVGARPQKDLLQLARDHGLLA; translated from the coding sequence ATGTCCGCCACCTATGACCTCCTCGGAATCGGCAACGCCATCGTCGACACTCTGGCGCGCACGGAAGACGATCAGCTGGTGGCCGCCGGCCTCCACAAGGGCGCGATGCAGCTCGTCGACGAGGCGCGCGCCGCCGAAATCTACGCCGCAATGGGGCCGACGACGGTGATGTCCGGCGGCTCGGCGGCCAATACTCTGGTGGGCGCGGCGAGCTTTGGCCTCAGCGCGGCCTTCATCGGCAAGGTGAAGGACGACGACGCCGGGCGCGAGTTCGCCCATGACATTCGCAAGGCCGGCGTCGCCTTCGACACGCCCGTCGCCGCCGACGGCGCCGCAACCGCGCGCTGCCTCATTCTGGTGACGCCGGACGGCCAGCGCACCATGAACACTTTCCTCGGCGCCTGCCAGGCTCTGGGGCCGGCGGATGTCGACGAGGCGCTCGTGCGCTCCGCCAAGATTCTCTATCTCGAAGGCTATCTCTGGGATCCGCCGGCCGCCAAGGAGGCCTTTCTGAAGGCCGCCAAGGCCGCCCGCGCCGCCGGCAATCGCGTCGCGCTCTCGCTCTCGGACGCGTTCTGCGTCGATCGCTATCGCGGCGAGTTCCTCGGGCTGGTGCGCGAGGGCCTCGTCGATATTCTCTTCGCCAATGAGAGCGAATTGCATTCGCTCTATGAGACGGCGGATTTCGCGACCGCGGCCAAGGCGCTCGGCGCCGAGGCCAATCTGCTCGGCGTGGTCACGCGCTCGGAGAAGGGCGTCGTCGTCGTCGAGGGAAGCAAATGCGTCGCCGTCCCCGCCTATCCGGTGGAGGAGGTCGTGGACACGACCGGGGCCGGCGATCTCTTCGCGGCGGGCTTCCTGGCCGGCCTCGCGCGCGGCGCTCTCTATGAGGGCGCGGCCTCGCTGGGCGCGCTGGCGGCGGCGGAGGTGATCTCCCATGTCGGCGCCCGGCCGCAGAAGGACCTGCTCCAGCTGGCCCGCGACCACGGCCTGCTCGCCTGA
- the ubiE gene encoding bifunctional demethylmenaquinone methyltransferase/2-methoxy-6-polyprenyl-1,4-benzoquinol methylase UbiE — protein MTSEHETSTHFGFSEVGLDEKQGLVDDVFHKVARRYDIMNDLMSGGMHRLWKDVFAAKVRPARRGPFRHLDVAGGTGDIAFRIAKAAGPEAEIVVLDINGDMLDVGRDRAQERGLSDKLEFVQANAESLPFPDAHFDAYTIAFGIRNVPRIEVALAEAHRVLKPGGRFLCLEFSQVAIPGLDKIYEAYSFNVIPAIGKLVAGDGEPYRYLVESIQRFPRADEFERMIRRAGFRRTGFERLTGGVVAIHSGWKL, from the coding sequence ATGACCTCTGAGCACGAGACCTCGACCCATTTCGGTTTCTCCGAAGTCGGATTGGACGAAAAGCAAGGCCTCGTGGACGATGTTTTCCACAAGGTGGCGCGCCGCTACGACATTATGAACGATCTGATGTCCGGCGGAATGCACAGGCTGTGGAAGGATGTCTTCGCCGCCAAGGTGCGGCCCGCCCGCCGCGGCCCTTTCCGCCATTTGGACGTCGCCGGCGGCACCGGCGACATAGCCTTCCGCATCGCCAAGGCGGCGGGGCCGGAGGCGGAGATCGTCGTGCTCGACATCAACGGCGACATGCTGGACGTCGGCCGCGACCGCGCCCAGGAGCGCGGCCTCTCCGACAAGCTGGAATTCGTGCAGGCCAACGCCGAATCCCTGCCTTTCCCGGACGCGCATTTCGACGCCTACACGATCGCCTTCGGCATTCGCAACGTGCCGCGGATCGAGGTCGCGCTGGCCGAGGCGCATCGCGTGCTGAAGCCGGGCGGGCGCTTCCTGTGCCTCGAATTCTCGCAGGTCGCGATTCCGGGCCTCGACAAGATCTACGAGGCCTATTCCTTCAATGTGATCCCGGCGATCGGCAAGCTCGTCGCCGGCGACGGCGAGCCCTATCGCTATCTCGTCGAGTCCATTCAGCGCTTCCCCCGCGCGGACGAGTTCGAGCGGATGATCCGTCGCGCCGGCTTCCGCCGCACGGGCTTCGAGCGGCTGACCGGCGGCGTGGTGGCGATCCATTCCGGCTGGAAGCTCTGA
- the ubiB gene encoding 2-polyprenylphenol 6-hydroxylase: protein MLIGFGHFFRLARAGSILAREGVFKSVDPAVLPVPAQFLLRFGNLLAKPGSSAGGAPQALVRAFAQIGPSYVKLGQFLATRPDVVGGEIADALTALQDRMEPFGRKAAVEIIEKAFGKPVDEIFLSFGEPVAAASIAQVHPARVAYAEGERKVAVKVLRPDVERHFRRDLADMYILARAAERFSAEARRLRVIQVVDTLARSVKLETDFRLEAAAASEFRDNVADDPDIRAPSVDWDRTTREVLTLEWIDGAPLSDIGRVAAMGHDLKDLGRKVLQSFLRTAMRDGFFHADMHQGNLFVDRKGRLVAIDFGIMGRLGFKERRFLAEILFGFITRDYKRVAEVHFEAGYVPPIHSVEEFSQALRAIGEPLHTANAQDISMARLLTLLFEVTALFDMRTRTELVLLQKTMVVAEGVARSLDPSLNIWRTSDPVVRSWIEDNLGPKAKLEDAGRAAIEVAKFTTRLPKILNDAEAAVEMLAFAGTKGIRLSEDSLEGLARARRRADRWFMLAVVLTALLAIHWMR, encoded by the coding sequence GTGCTCATCGGCTTCGGGCATTTCTTCCGACTGGCGCGCGCCGGCTCGATTCTGGCGCGCGAAGGCGTGTTCAAGAGCGTCGATCCGGCTGTTCTGCCCGTCCCGGCGCAATTTCTGCTGCGCTTCGGCAATCTTTTGGCGAAGCCCGGCAGCAGCGCCGGCGGCGCGCCGCAGGCGCTGGTGCGCGCCTTCGCGCAGATCGGCCCCTCCTATGTGAAGCTCGGCCAGTTTCTGGCGACGCGCCCGGATGTGGTCGGCGGCGAGATCGCCGACGCGCTGACCGCGTTGCAGGACCGCATGGAGCCCTTCGGCCGCAAGGCCGCGGTCGAGATCATCGAAAAAGCCTTCGGCAAGCCGGTCGACGAGATTTTCCTCTCCTTCGGCGAGCCGGTGGCCGCGGCCTCCATCGCCCAGGTGCATCCGGCCCGCGTCGCCTATGCGGAGGGCGAGCGCAAGGTGGCGGTGAAGGTGCTGCGGCCGGATGTGGAACGCCATTTCCGCCGCGATCTCGCCGATATGTATATTCTCGCCCGCGCGGCCGAGCGTTTCTCGGCCGAGGCGCGGCGGCTGCGGGTGATCCAGGTCGTCGACACGCTGGCCCGCTCGGTGAAGCTCGAGACGGACTTTCGCCTGGAGGCGGCGGCGGCCTCGGAGTTTCGCGACAATGTGGCGGACGACCCCGATATTCGCGCTCCCAGTGTCGATTGGGACCGCACGACGCGCGAGGTGCTGACGCTGGAATGGATCGACGGCGCGCCGCTGTCGGACATCGGCCGCGTCGCCGCCATGGGCCATGATCTGAAGGATCTGGGCCGCAAGGTGCTGCAGTCCTTCCTGCGCACGGCGATGCGGGACGGCTTCTTTCACGCCGACATGCATCAGGGCAATCTCTTCGTCGATCGCAAGGGACGGCTCGTCGCCATCGATTTCGGCATTATGGGCCGGCTCGGCTTCAAGGAGCGGCGCTTTCTGGCCGAGATTCTATTCGGCTTCATCACCCGCGATTACAAGCGCGTCGCCGAGGTGCATTTCGAGGCGGGCTATGTGCCGCCCATTCACTCGGTCGAGGAATTCTCGCAGGCCCTGCGCGCCATCGGCGAGCCGCTGCACACGGCGAATGCGCAGGACATTTCCATGGCGCGGCTGCTCACTCTGCTCTTCGAGGTGACGGCGCTGTTCGACATGCGCACGCGCACCGAGCTGGTGCTGCTGCAAAAGACCATGGTGGTGGCCGAGGGCGTCGCCCGCTCGCTCGATCCATCGCTGAATATTTGGCGGACGTCCGATCCGGTCGTGCGCAGCTGGATCGAGGATAATCTCGGCCCCAAGGCCAAGCTCGAGGACGCCGGCCGCGCCGCGATCGAGGTCGCCAAATTCACGACGCGCCTGCCCAAAATCCTCAATGACGCGGAGGCGGCCGTCGAAATGCTGGCCTTTGCGGGCACGAAGGGGATTCGACTCTCGGAAGATTCGCTGGAAGGTCTGGCGCGGGCGCGGCGGCGGGCGGATCGCTGGTTCATGTTGGCCGTCGTGCTGACAGCGCTGCTGGCCATTCACTGGATGAGGTGA
- the thyX gene encoding FAD-dependent thymidylate synthase has protein sequence MSNQIKVLDHGFVRLVDHMGSDLSIVRAARVSYDAAWRAGENEGSDKKLIDYLWKNRHTTPFEAVEFQFEVMAPIFVLRQWHRHRTWTYNELSGRYRELPETYYLPDPENIGEQAVANKQGRQPGGDLEARRAEVETLRAGFEAAFATYRELLAAGWPRELARTVLPLSTYSHMFAKVNLLNLFKFLSLRADPHAQYEIRVYAEAMEKLIEPIVPVAVAAWKSSRL, from the coding sequence ATGTCAAATCAGATCAAAGTCCTGGACCATGGCTTCGTCCGCCTCGTCGATCATATGGGCTCGGACCTCTCCATCGTGCGCGCGGCCCGCGTCTCCTATGACGCCGCCTGGCGCGCCGGCGAGAATGAGGGCTCGGACAAGAAGCTCATCGATTATCTCTGGAAGAACCGCCATACGACGCCCTTCGAGGCGGTGGAGTTCCAATTCGAGGTGATGGCGCCGATCTTCGTGCTGCGCCAATGGCACCGGCACCGCACCTGGACCTACAACGAGCTTTCCGGCCGCTACCGCGAATTGCCGGAGACCTATTACCTTCCCGACCCCGAGAATATCGGCGAGCAGGCGGTCGCCAATAAGCAGGGCCGCCAGCCGGGCGGCGATCTCGAGGCGCGCCGCGCCGAGGTGGAGACGCTGCGCGCCGGCTTCGAGGCCGCCTTCGCGACTTATCGCGAGCTGCTCGCCGCCGGCTGGCCGCGCGAACTCGCCCGCACGGTTCTGCCGCTCTCCACCTACAGCCATATGTTCGCCAAGGTGAACCTTCTGAATTTGTTCAAATTCCTGTCGCTCCGCGCCGATCCGCACGCGCAATATGAGATTCGCGTCTATGCGGAGGCGATGGAAAAGCTCATCGAGCCCATCGTCCCGGTCGCCGTCGCGGCCTGGAAATCGAGCAGGCTCTGA
- the mutM gene encoding bifunctional DNA-formamidopyrimidine glycosylase/DNA-(apurinic or apyrimidinic site) lyase, which translates to MPELPEVETVRRGLEPVFTGSGLERVELRRPDLRFPFPPGFAARLAGRRVEALKRRAKYLLGELDSGETLIMHLGMSGSFRIDADGPEGAYHRAVSTKPAHDHVVFRFTSGASVTYNDPRRFGFMLLVPRGEMATHPLFDGLGVEPLGPELTPQRLAEELRGRKAPLKAALLDQRIIAGLGNIYVCEAMHRSHLSPLRAAGTLVDAKGKPKRGLVDLVEAIKQVLGEAIEAGGSSLRDHRQTDGSLGYFQHSFRVYDREDAPCPTPGCRGHVSRVIQSGRSTFFCRDCQK; encoded by the coding sequence ATGCCCGAGCTGCCCGAGGTCGAGACGGTTCGCCGCGGGCTCGAGCCCGTCTTCACCGGCTCCGGCCTCGAGCGCGTGGAGTTGCGCCGCCCCGATCTGCGCTTTCCCTTTCCGCCGGGCTTCGCCGCGCGGCTCGCGGGACGGCGCGTCGAGGCGCTGAAGCGGCGGGCGAAATATCTCCTGGGCGAGCTGGACAGCGGCGAGACGCTCATCATGCATCTCGGCATGAGCGGCTCTTTCCGCATCGACGCTGACGGCCCCGAGGGCGCCTATCACCGCGCCGTGAGCACAAAGCCGGCGCATGACCATGTCGTGTTCCGTTTCACGAGCGGCGCAAGCGTCACCTATAACGACCCGCGCCGTTTCGGCTTCATGCTGCTGGTCCCGCGCGGCGAGATGGCGACGCATCCGCTGTTCGACGGGCTCGGCGTCGAGCCGCTGGGGCCGGAGCTGACGCCGCAGCGTCTTGCCGAGGAGCTGCGCGGCCGCAAGGCGCCGCTGAAAGCCGCGCTGCTCGATCAGCGCATCATCGCCGGCCTCGGCAATATTTATGTCTGCGAGGCGATGCATCGCTCGCATCTCTCGCCGCTGCGCGCCGCCGGAACGCTGGTCGACGCCAAGGGCAAGCCGAAACGCGGTCTCGTCGATCTCGTCGAGGCGATCAAGCAGGTTCTGGGCGAGGCGATAGAGGCGGGCGGCTCCAGCCTGCGCGACCATCGCCAGACCGATGGCTCGCTCGGCTATTTCCAGCATTCTTTCCGCGTCTATGACCGCGAGGACGCGCCCTGTCCGACGCCGGGCTGCCGCGGCCATGTCTCGCGCGTGATCCAGAGCGGGCGCTCGACCTTCTTCTGCCGCGACTGCCAGAAGTGA